The following coding sequences lie in one Megalodesulfovibrio gigas DSM 1382 = ATCC 19364 genomic window:
- the hmcB gene encoding sulfate respiration complex iron-sulfur protein HmcB, whose product MKRRSFLGLVGAAGLGASLAPAAAQAAGNTHFTGYKDSFGVVFDATRCIGCRKCEAACQKVNDLPKPEKPFDDLTVLQERRRTDATNYTVINQFANPAAPEGKTFHKFQCNHCNEPACASSCFVKAFTKNPDGSVTYDASLCVGCRYCMVACPFYVPTYEYDSALVPKVQKCTFCHPRLEQGLLPGCVEACPKEAMLFGKREDVLRLAWERIRSNPGKYVEHVYGETEMGGTAWMVISPVPFEQIGLNEGLGVTPAPALTAGALGAVPIVVGLWPVLLGGLYGINTMRDRAVKQEKADAVATARQETEQAAKAKLQEELKKAEAAAQKKMDAEVKKAVDEAVKAKVAEMEAAKAPSEGDQKEGD is encoded by the coding sequence ATGAAACGACGTTCGTTCCTCGGCCTCGTGGGCGCGGCAGGGCTTGGAGCAAGCCTTGCCCCCGCCGCAGCGCAGGCCGCCGGCAATACCCACTTTACTGGCTACAAGGACAGCTTTGGCGTGGTCTTCGACGCCACCCGCTGCATCGGGTGCCGCAAATGCGAAGCAGCGTGTCAGAAGGTCAACGACCTGCCCAAGCCCGAAAAACCCTTTGACGACCTCACCGTGCTGCAGGAGCGCCGCCGTACCGACGCCACCAACTACACGGTGATCAATCAGTTCGCCAACCCGGCCGCACCGGAAGGCAAGACGTTCCACAAGTTTCAGTGCAACCACTGCAACGAACCGGCGTGTGCCTCCAGCTGCTTCGTCAAGGCGTTCACCAAGAACCCCGACGGCTCCGTGACCTACGATGCCAGCCTCTGCGTGGGCTGCCGGTATTGCATGGTCGCCTGCCCCTTCTACGTGCCCACGTACGAGTACGATTCCGCCCTGGTCCCCAAAGTCCAGAAGTGCACCTTCTGCCATCCCCGGCTGGAGCAGGGCCTGCTCCCCGGCTGCGTGGAAGCCTGCCCCAAGGAAGCCATGCTCTTCGGCAAGCGCGAAGACGTGCTGCGCCTGGCCTGGGAACGCATCCGCAGCAATCCTGGCAAGTACGTGGAACACGTCTACGGCGAAACCGAAATGGGCGGCACGGCCTGGATGGTCATCTCCCCCGTGCCCTTCGAGCAGATCGGCCTCAACGAAGGCCTGGGCGTGACCCCGGCTCCGGCCCTCACTGCCGGCGCCCTGGGCGCGGTGCCCATCGTGGTGGGCCTGTGGCCCGTGCTGCTGGGCGGCCTCTACGGCATCAACACCATGCGTGACCGTGCCGTGAAGCAGGAAAAGGCCGACGCCGTGGCCACGGCCAGGCAGGAAACCGAGCAAGCCGCCAAAGCCAAGCTGCAGGAAGAGCTGAAGAAAGCCGAAGCCGCCGCGCAGAAGAAGATGGACGCGGAAGTAAAGAAAGCCGTGGACGAAGCCGTCAAGGCCAAGGTGGCCGAGATGGAAGCCGCCAAAGCGCCGTCTGAAGGCGACCAGAAGGAGGGCGACTAA
- the hmcA gene encoding sulfate respiration complex hexadecaheme cytochrome HmcA, which translates to MTQRKRAARWVGIPCAILFLTVPFISATASTPGPASTAEPKVDAIVIDTAAVFGKLEQPGVVFYHEKHTTALEKMAKDCTSCHVETEGKLSFKFARTVDPTSKNAMAEQYHANCMACHEKVVGSYPTAPQAAECKRCHVGPGVEGATVTPKPSLDLNLHGRHVVAEAKRLQVKEDESCKACHHTYDEAQKKLVYAKGEEGSCVYCHKQEPLPSPVQQDRVVPSTRDASHESCVNCHLSTRKAQTESGPVLCVGCHTAEAQAAWKKTAETPRLFRGQPDATLLVAGAATANGTVDVNWAAAGPGPVAFDHKAHEGFVGNCVTCHHPTQTGGSLAACGVACHTTTGSKDGNFVTTAQSAHQLGVTTSCVGCHTTQANARKECAGCHAPMQKTALSQNSCIQCHEAGFPTSGTQTLGKEEREATAAKILAAKDEKPKTVPLENVPEKLTLNYMDEKGDEWQAAEFPHRKIYQKLVEEAAKSPMANHFHGDALTMCSGCHHNAKPSLNPPKCASCHSKPFQERTANQPGLKGAFHNQCIGCHQEMQVNPKATDCQGCHKPKNS; encoded by the coding sequence ATGACGCAACGAAAACGAGCGGCTAGGTGGGTGGGAATCCCGTGTGCGATTCTCTTTTTGACAGTTCCCTTTATTTCGGCGACGGCGAGCACGCCCGGCCCGGCGAGCACCGCCGAGCCCAAGGTGGACGCCATCGTCATCGACACGGCTGCCGTATTCGGCAAGCTGGAGCAGCCGGGGGTGGTGTTCTATCACGAAAAGCACACCACTGCCCTTGAGAAGATGGCCAAGGACTGCACGTCTTGCCATGTGGAGACCGAAGGCAAGTTGTCCTTCAAGTTCGCCCGGACAGTGGATCCCACGTCCAAAAACGCCATGGCCGAGCAGTACCACGCCAACTGCATGGCGTGTCACGAGAAAGTGGTGGGCAGCTATCCCACGGCGCCCCAGGCGGCCGAGTGCAAGCGCTGCCATGTGGGCCCCGGGGTGGAAGGCGCCACCGTTACGCCCAAGCCGTCCCTGGATCTGAATCTGCATGGCCGCCATGTGGTTGCGGAAGCCAAGCGGCTGCAGGTCAAGGAAGACGAAAGCTGCAAGGCCTGCCACCACACGTATGACGAAGCGCAGAAGAAGCTTGTCTACGCCAAGGGCGAAGAAGGCAGCTGCGTGTACTGCCACAAGCAGGAACCGCTGCCCTCCCCGGTGCAGCAGGACCGTGTCGTGCCCAGCACGCGGGACGCCTCCCATGAATCCTGCGTCAACTGTCACCTGAGCACCCGCAAGGCCCAGACTGAAAGCGGCCCCGTGCTGTGCGTGGGTTGCCACACTGCCGAGGCGCAGGCAGCCTGGAAAAAGACGGCTGAAACGCCCCGTCTGTTCCGCGGCCAGCCCGATGCCACCCTGCTCGTGGCCGGCGCTGCCACGGCCAACGGCACCGTGGACGTGAACTGGGCCGCTGCCGGCCCCGGTCCGGTGGCGTTTGATCACAAGGCCCATGAAGGCTTTGTGGGCAACTGCGTCACCTGCCATCATCCCACCCAAACCGGCGGTTCCCTGGCGGCCTGCGGTGTGGCCTGCCACACCACCACCGGCAGCAAGGACGGCAACTTCGTCACCACAGCCCAGTCCGCGCACCAGCTGGGCGTCACCACCTCCTGCGTGGGATGCCACACCACCCAGGCCAATGCCCGCAAGGAATGCGCCGGCTGCCATGCGCCCATGCAGAAGACGGCGCTTTCGCAGAACAGCTGCATCCAGTGCCACGAAGCCGGCTTCCCCACGTCCGGCACCCAGACCCTGGGCAAGGAGGAACGCGAAGCCACGGCTGCCAAGATTCTGGCTGCCAAGGACGAAAAGCCCAAGACGGTGCCCCTGGAAAACGTGCCTGAGAAGCTGACACTCAATTATATGGATGAGAAGGGCGACGAATGGCAGGCCGCGGAATTCCCGCACCGCAAGATCTACCAGAAGCTGGTGGAAGAAGCGGCCAAGAGCCCCATGGCCAACCATTTCCATGGCGATGCGCTGACCATGTGCTCCGGCTGTCACCACAACGCCAAGCCCTCGCTGAATCCGCCCAAGTGCGCCTCCTGCCACTCCAAGCCGTTCCAGGAGCGCACCGCGAATCAGCCCGGTCTCAAAGGCGCGTTCCATAATCAGTGCATCGGCTGCCACCAGGAGATGCAGGTCAATCCCAAGGCCACGGACTGCCAGGGCTGTCACAAGCCCAAGAACTCCTAA
- a CDS encoding class I fructose-bisphosphate aldolase, with amino-acid sequence MTNISALLGDEADSLLTHVCKTIPKASLHLPGSDFVDRAFLDSDRPIPVLKNLQALYGAGRLGGSGYLSILPVDQAIEHTAGASFAANPMYFDPENIVKLAAESGCSGVASTLGVLALCARKWAHKIPFILKINHNELMTYPNKHDQILFASIKQAFEMGCTAVGATIYFGHPTSNRQIQEISRAFEAAHAYGMATILWAYTRNDAFSTPEKDYHVAADLTGQANHLAATIKADIVKQKLPENNGGFTALKFAKSDPRMYSELCTDHPIDLCRYQVANTYMGRIGLINSGGGAGKRDLEEAVRTAVINKRAGGQGLIMGRKAFMRPMGDGVALIQAVQNVYLDKTVTVA; translated from the coding sequence ATGACGAATATTTCTGCTCTGCTGGGGGACGAGGCCGACTCGCTCCTTACCCATGTCTGCAAAACCATACCAAAGGCGTCGTTGCATCTGCCTGGCTCGGACTTTGTGGATCGCGCCTTCCTCGATTCGGACCGCCCCATCCCGGTGCTCAAGAATCTGCAAGCCTTGTACGGCGCGGGTCGCCTGGGTGGCAGCGGGTATTTGTCCATCCTGCCGGTGGATCAGGCCATCGAGCACACTGCCGGGGCGTCTTTTGCCGCCAACCCGATGTATTTTGATCCGGAAAACATCGTCAAACTGGCGGCAGAGTCCGGCTGCTCCGGCGTGGCCTCCACCCTGGGCGTGCTGGCATTGTGCGCCCGCAAGTGGGCCCACAAGATTCCCTTCATCCTCAAGATCAACCATAATGAATTGATGACCTACCCCAACAAGCACGACCAGATTCTCTTCGCCTCCATCAAGCAGGCGTTCGAGATGGGCTGTACGGCGGTGGGGGCGACCATCTACTTTGGGCATCCCACGTCCAACCGGCAGATCCAGGAAATTTCCCGCGCCTTCGAGGCGGCCCACGCCTACGGCATGGCCACCATCCTGTGGGCCTACACCCGCAACGACGCCTTCTCCACCCCCGAGAAGGACTACCATGTGGCTGCGGACCTCACGGGCCAGGCCAACCACTTGGCTGCCACCATCAAGGCGGACATCGTCAAGCAGAAGCTGCCCGAGAACAACGGCGGCTTCACGGCCCTCAAGTTCGCCAAGTCCGATCCCCGCATGTATTCGGAACTCTGCACCGACCACCCCATTGATCTGTGCCGCTATCAGGTGGCCAACACGTACATGGGCCGCATCGGGCTCATCAACTCCGGCGGCGGGGCTGGCAAGCGGGATCTGGAAGAGGCCGTGCGCACGGCCGTCATCAACAAGCGCGCCGGCGGGCAGGGGCTCATCATGGGCCGCAAGGCCTTCATGCGCCCCATGGGCGACGGCGTGGCCCTCATCCAGGCCGTGCAGAATGTCTACCTGGACAAGACCGTGACCGTGGCCTAG
- a CDS encoding iron-containing alcohol dehydrogenase — translation MVFGLGALEMAGRFAGNLRASRVLVVSDAALAGISWVERLLEVLAAAGVEAKPWLQVSANPKDGEAAAAAEFYLQEGCEGIVALGGGSPMDLAKAVGIITSNQAPVLSFAGVDNVEKPGPPLICLPTTAGTGAEVSQFAIITDTANRVKVAIVSKTVIPDVALLDPELTCTMGPELTAHTGLDALTHAVEAYVSNAHSPLTDMLALEAMGRIARWLPVAVQSASGPAPHLEARSEMLLASLQAGMAFSNAILGAVHAMAHSLGGYLDLPHGLCNALLLDHVILYNFSGAEARYRAIGRALGAHIPDDAPADEARELVVATVRQLKQTVGVTQSLATLGVTPESLDTLAGKAAQDPCMLTNPIPADVQDLRRIFAKAAGFE, via the coding sequence ATGGTGTTTGGCCTGGGCGCGCTGGAGATGGCCGGTCGCTTTGCCGGAAACCTGCGGGCCTCGCGGGTACTGGTGGTCAGCGATGCTGCCCTGGCCGGCATCAGCTGGGTGGAGCGGCTCCTGGAGGTGCTGGCGGCCGCCGGGGTGGAGGCCAAGCCCTGGCTGCAGGTGTCCGCCAATCCCAAAGACGGCGAGGCCGCGGCTGCGGCGGAATTTTATCTGCAGGAAGGCTGCGAGGGCATCGTGGCCCTGGGGGGCGGCAGTCCCATGGATCTGGCCAAGGCCGTGGGCATCATCACGTCCAACCAGGCGCCCGTGCTGTCCTTTGCCGGGGTGGACAACGTGGAGAAGCCCGGCCCGCCCCTGATCTGCCTGCCCACCACGGCCGGCACGGGGGCGGAGGTGTCGCAGTTTGCCATCATCACCGACACGGCCAACCGGGTTAAGGTGGCCATTGTCAGCAAGACCGTCATCCCGGATGTGGCCCTGCTGGACCCGGAACTCACCTGCACCATGGGGCCGGAGCTGACGGCCCACACCGGATTGGACGCCCTGACCCACGCCGTGGAAGCGTACGTGTCCAACGCGCATTCCCCCCTCACGGACATGCTGGCCCTGGAAGCCATGGGCCGCATTGCCCGCTGGCTGCCCGTGGCCGTGCAGTCTGCGTCGGGGCCTGCCCCGCACCTGGAGGCCCGGTCGGAAATGCTGCTGGCCAGCCTGCAGGCAGGCATGGCCTTTTCCAACGCCATCCTGGGCGCGGTGCATGCCATGGCCCACAGTCTGGGCGGGTATCTGGATCTGCCGCACGGGCTGTGCAACGCGCTGCTGCTGGATCACGTCATCCTGTACAATTTTTCGGGAGCCGAGGCGCGGTACCGGGCCATCGGCAGGGCCCTGGGCGCGCACATTCCGGACGATGCCCCGGCGGACGAGGCCCGGGAGCTGGTGGTGGCGACGGTGCGGCAGCTCAAGCAGACCGTGGGTGTCACGCAGTCCCTGGCCACCCTTGGCGTCACGCCCGAGTCCCTGGACACCCTGGCCGGCAAGGCCGCTCAGGACCCCTGTATGCTCACCAACCCCATCCCTGCAGACGTGCAGGATCTGAGGCGCATCTTTGCCAAGGCCGCCGGATTCGAGTGA
- the hmcD gene encoding sulfate respiration complex protein HmcD — protein MDTGTFHTLHDFIVHSKGNVYILMGVIAIGALIFWRFLTAREKPIRKY, from the coding sequence ATGGATACCGGCACGTTCCACACGCTGCACGACTTCATAGTGCACAGCAAAGGCAACGTTTACATTCTCATGGGCGTGATTGCCATTGGCGCGCTCATCTTCTGGCGCTTCCTGACTGCCCGTGAGAAGCCCATCCGCAAATACTAA
- a CDS encoding ATP-binding protein: MREKLIGLGERSIAKSYYPELKERLQELERFRALMDAASDAIFLVETPSLHIMDAVGAWRDLLDKPDGEVVGVSFLDLFPDPCHSPLADQFSGVASHATVVCALRPPPGTEEGALVEMSIRLTPDGGRRSAVVVVRDVTERAVMEKSLAAKVQELQALHRMGMAVASYLSVESVIQSAFKDVMNAVEPDLLMLFTADGQRLRLQGFESRRGDANADQFAGHGITECLCGATVSEGEPLFVQDIHADPRCTRDECKHHGLSSMATLPLRLGNLTIGVLALGSFTPRNFGAASVFLRSAASIVTGALHNAMLHEDLERSIRELNESRENLTTILDTLPVGVILMSAERKVLRINGYALKMLDYDHEEELLGKTCREVLCVYHNDRCPIFDQCQEVDQRECDLLTRKGRPLTVLKSAIPITLEGQRVLLEAFTNISELKETQLALQRAHDELEERVLQRTRELQQANDRLQELDQLKSSFLTTVSHDLRTPLTSIYGFAKLIRRDLRRIEANVPIQDPGIRRRREAVLSNIDIILNESERLTRLINDFLDLSKIEEGRYEWADEAVDLGQLALDTVDSMRGMFLENPALTLHVQLESGVPLLQLDPDRIQQVLVNLLSNAYKFTSRGEVSVEVRTGPQCVQVSVSDTGEGIPAHEQERIFERFHQVVGDTLHAPKGTGLGLAICRRIVEHYRGRIWVESRVGEGSRFIFELPRPQEDCPPPC, from the coding sequence TTGCGGGAGAAGCTCATCGGTCTTGGGGAACGCTCCATCGCCAAAAGCTACTATCCTGAACTCAAGGAACGGCTGCAGGAGCTGGAACGCTTCCGCGCCCTGATGGACGCGGCCAGTGATGCCATTTTTCTGGTGGAAACGCCGTCCCTGCACATCATGGACGCCGTGGGCGCCTGGCGCGATCTCCTGGACAAGCCCGATGGCGAGGTGGTGGGGGTCTCGTTCCTCGATCTGTTCCCGGATCCGTGCCACAGTCCCCTGGCCGACCAGTTCTCCGGCGTGGCCTCGCATGCTACGGTGGTCTGTGCCTTGCGCCCGCCCCCGGGCACCGAGGAAGGCGCGCTGGTGGAGATGAGCATCCGCCTCACCCCGGATGGCGGCCGGCGCAGCGCCGTGGTGGTGGTGCGCGACGTGACCGAACGGGCGGTCATGGAAAAGTCTCTGGCCGCCAAGGTGCAGGAACTCCAGGCCCTGCACCGCATGGGCATGGCGGTGGCCTCGTATCTGTCCGTGGAAAGCGTCATCCAGAGCGCATTCAAGGACGTCATGAACGCCGTGGAGCCGGATCTGCTCATGCTCTTCACGGCGGACGGCCAGCGGCTGCGCCTGCAGGGGTTCGAATCGCGCCGGGGCGATGCGAATGCCGACCAGTTCGCGGGGCACGGCATCACCGAATGCCTGTGCGGGGCCACGGTCTCGGAGGGAGAGCCCCTCTTCGTGCAGGACATTCACGCCGACCCTCGCTGCACCAGGGATGAATGCAAACACCACGGCCTGAGCTCCATGGCCACGCTGCCCCTGCGGCTGGGGAACCTCACCATCGGTGTGCTGGCCCTGGGCTCCTTCACGCCGCGGAATTTCGGCGCGGCGAGCGTGTTTTTGCGGTCCGCAGCCAGCATCGTCACCGGGGCGCTGCACAACGCCATGCTTCACGAGGACCTGGAACGCTCCATCCGGGAACTGAACGAATCCCGCGAAAACCTGACCACCATCCTGGATACCCTCCCCGTGGGCGTCATTCTCATGAGCGCAGAGCGCAAGGTGCTGCGCATCAACGGCTATGCCCTGAAAATGTTGGACTATGACCACGAGGAGGAGCTGCTGGGCAAGACTTGCCGCGAGGTGCTCTGCGTCTATCATAATGATCGCTGTCCCATCTTCGACCAGTGCCAGGAAGTGGACCAGCGCGAGTGCGACCTGCTCACCAGAAAAGGCAGACCCCTGACCGTGCTCAAAAGCGCCATCCCCATCACCCTGGAAGGGCAACGGGTGCTGCTGGAGGCCTTCACCAACATCAGCGAGCTCAAGGAGACCCAGCTGGCGCTGCAGCGGGCCCACGATGAGCTGGAAGAGCGTGTGCTGCAGCGCACCCGGGAACTGCAGCAGGCCAACGACCGGCTGCAGGAGCTGGATCAGCTCAAGAGCTCCTTCCTGACCACTGTCTCCCACGACCTGCGCACGCCCCTGACCTCCATTTACGGTTTCGCCAAGCTCATCCGGCGCGACCTCAGGCGCATCGAAGCCAACGTTCCCATCCAGGACCCCGGCATCCGCCGCCGCCGCGAGGCCGTGCTCTCGAACATCGACATCATCCTTAACGAAAGCGAACGGCTCACGCGGCTGATCAACGACTTCCTCGACCTCTCCAAAATCGAGGAAGGCCGCTACGAATGGGCGGACGAAGCCGTGGACCTCGGCCAGCTGGCCCTGGACACCGTGGATTCCATGCGCGGCATGTTTCTGGAAAATCCGGCGCTCACCCTCCATGTGCAACTGGAGTCGGGGGTGCCGCTGCTGCAGCTGGATCCGGACCGCATCCAGCAGGTGCTGGTGAACCTGTTGAGCAATGCCTACAAGTTTACCTCCCGCGGGGAGGTGAGTGTGGAGGTGCGCACCGGGCCGCAGTGCGTGCAGGTGTCTGTGTCTGATACCGGCGAAGGCATCCCGGCGCATGAGCAGGAACGCATCTTCGAGCGGTTCCATCAGGTGGTGGGGGATACCCTGCATGCCCCCAAGGGCACAGGCCTGGGGCTGGCCATCTGCAGGCGCATCGTGGAGCATTACCGGGGCCGCATCTGGGTGGAGTCGCGAGTCGGCGAGGGAAGCCGCTTCATTTTTGAGCTGCCCCGGCCGCAGGAAGACTGCCCGCCGCCGTGCTGA
- the hmcE gene encoding sulfate respiration complex protein HmcE: protein MYDFLTGPMLYLSLAIFIGGCIWRVVWYIRGLDQKLDRVAYKAHLEHGLKHAARSVIAFIIPFGSHTWRAKPAMTIATFFFHFAIVGIPLFAPAHTTLMDQWLWIAPLSLPQSVVDFLILMFFISAAFLILRRVALPEVRILTNWQDVMVLAITIAPFITGVLASTHTGDYQFWLNMHIFCGEVMLIAIPFTKLSHFVLFFMSRGQLGMDFGIKRGGLKGTKFAW, encoded by the coding sequence ATGTATGATTTCCTGACCGGCCCCATGCTGTACTTGTCCCTGGCCATCTTCATCGGCGGCTGCATCTGGCGCGTGGTGTGGTACATCCGCGGGCTGGACCAGAAGCTCGATCGCGTGGCCTACAAGGCGCATCTGGAGCACGGCCTCAAGCATGCCGCCCGCTCGGTGATTGCGTTCATCATCCCCTTCGGGTCCCACACCTGGCGGGCCAAGCCGGCCATGACCATCGCCACGTTCTTCTTCCACTTCGCCATTGTGGGCATCCCGCTGTTTGCGCCTGCCCACACGACGCTGATGGATCAGTGGCTGTGGATTGCCCCCTTGTCCCTGCCCCAGAGCGTGGTGGATTTTCTGATCCTGATGTTCTTCATCTCCGCAGCGTTCCTCATCCTGCGGCGCGTCGCGCTGCCGGAAGTGCGCATCCTGACCAACTGGCAGGACGTGATGGTGCTGGCCATTACCATCGCGCCTTTCATCACCGGCGTGCTTGCCAGCACCCATACCGGTGACTACCAGTTCTGGTTGAACATGCACATCTTCTGCGGCGAAGTCATGCTCATTGCCATTCCGTTCACCAAGCTGTCTCACTTTGTGCTGTTCTTCATGTCCCGCGGCCAGCTGGGCATGGACTTCGGCATCAAGCGTGGTGGTTTGAAGGGCACGAAATTCGCCTGGTAA
- a CDS encoding PAS domain S-box protein, with protein sequence MTGSTHTDPRDAALAACHRRIAQLEARLAARETQQQQETLKFQKLFENAPLGYQSLDEHGNFLEVNQAWLTALGYTRAEVLGKNFAEFLPLEWQDHFRQNFPRFKALGEILGVEFELIHKDGHPVLVAFNGRIGRDAEGRFKQTHCIFEDISERRCAEEALRESEERYRQVINAMRETLSVITPDGTFLFVNDKAACNLSGGQPPEAVTGRNIRDFAPPEHAQALMAQYREVVETQTPRIREVCVRMAAGEQWFHNTMLPIRYGRAQQPCVLSMSLDITDRKQAQLALQHALDRLSFHVENSPLGVIEWENGRTITLWSPRAEAIFGWTADEVLGKNWGDFLLVYPEDEQSVTQSIGSLLNGSTPCNITQNRNVRKDGSVIHCQWYNSAQRDATGNTVSILSQVDDVTALHEALANLAAAREQAEAANWAKSEFLANMSHEIRTPLNGLLGMLQLLRADALRDDQREYVDLAIASGTRLTRLLSDILDLSQIEAGKMHIVAEPFTLQEILHQVVELLLPASHQSGVALKCHLDPALPPVVIGDACRLQQVLINLVGNALKYTAQGHVTIHAVALPDSRPGLQRVLFTVEDTGCGIPDQMIGQLFEPFSQAAQGYQRTHQGAGLGLSICKRLVGLMGGGISMESELNRGTSFHFSIPFLLPKGPPADCPEPRPAAVVAGRKFLLAEDDAVSRVAASRMLEKHGGVVRTVENGRQALDALRGEPFDVVLMDVQMPVLHGVEAAQAIRRGEAGEDRRGTPIIAMTAYAMAGDKEAFLDAGMDDYIAKPVDMDTLACVVAEVLQRRPGRQR encoded by the coding sequence ATGACCGGCAGCACACACACAGACCCGCGAGACGCAGCGCTGGCGGCATGCCATCGGCGTATTGCCCAGTTGGAAGCGCGCCTCGCCGCGCGCGAAACCCAACAGCAGCAGGAAACACTCAAGTTCCAAAAACTGTTTGAAAATGCCCCGCTTGGGTATCAATCCCTTGATGAGCACGGCAATTTCCTGGAAGTGAATCAGGCATGGCTGACCGCCCTGGGCTATACCAGGGCGGAAGTGCTCGGCAAAAACTTCGCCGAGTTCCTGCCCCTGGAATGGCAGGATCACTTCCGCCAGAACTTTCCCCGCTTCAAGGCCCTGGGCGAAATCCTGGGCGTGGAATTCGAGCTGATCCACAAGGATGGCCACCCCGTCCTGGTGGCGTTCAATGGCCGCATCGGCCGCGATGCCGAGGGCCGCTTCAAGCAGACCCACTGCATTTTTGAGGATATCTCCGAGCGCCGCTGCGCCGAGGAAGCCCTGCGGGAAAGCGAGGAACGTTACCGGCAGGTGATCAACGCCATGCGGGAGACCCTGTCCGTCATCACGCCAGACGGGACCTTTCTCTTCGTCAACGACAAGGCCGCCTGCAACCTGAGCGGCGGGCAGCCTCCCGAAGCCGTGACGGGCCGGAACATCCGGGACTTCGCCCCCCCCGAGCATGCCCAGGCCCTCATGGCGCAGTATCGGGAAGTGGTGGAGACCCAGACCCCCCGGATCCGCGAAGTCTGCGTGCGCATGGCCGCAGGGGAACAATGGTTCCACAACACCATGCTCCCCATCCGCTACGGCCGGGCGCAGCAGCCCTGCGTCCTGTCCATGTCCCTGGACATCACCGACCGCAAGCAGGCCCAGCTGGCCCTGCAGCACGCCCTGGACCGGCTTTCCTTTCATGTGGAGAACTCGCCCCTTGGCGTCATCGAGTGGGAGAACGGCCGCACCATCACCCTGTGGAGCCCCCGGGCCGAGGCGATCTTCGGCTGGACGGCCGATGAAGTGCTGGGCAAAAATTGGGGGGACTTCCTGCTCGTATATCCCGAGGACGAGCAGTCCGTCACCCAGTCCATCGGCTCGTTGCTCAATGGCTCAACCCCTTGCAACATCACTCAGAACCGCAACGTCCGCAAGGATGGCAGCGTCATCCACTGCCAGTGGTACAATTCCGCCCAGCGCGATGCCACGGGCAACACGGTGTCCATCCTCTCCCAGGTGGATGACGTGACCGCCCTGCACGAGGCCCTGGCCAACCTGGCCGCCGCCCGGGAACAGGCCGAGGCCGCCAACTGGGCCAAATCCGAATTCCTGGCCAACATGAGCCACGAAATCCGCACCCCGCTGAACGGGCTGCTGGGCATGCTGCAACTGCTGCGCGCCGATGCCCTGCGCGACGACCAGCGCGAATATGTGGATCTGGCCATCGCCTCGGGCACGCGTCTGACACGCCTGCTCTCCGATATCCTGGACCTCTCGCAGATCGAAGCCGGCAAGATGCACATCGTGGCCGAGCCCTTCACCCTGCAGGAGATCCTGCACCAGGTGGTGGAATTGCTGCTCCCCGCCTCGCATCAGTCCGGTGTGGCCCTGAAATGCCATCTCGACCCTGCCCTGCCCCCCGTGGTCATCGGCGACGCCTGCCGCCTGCAGCAGGTGCTCATCAATCTGGTGGGCAACGCCCTCAAATACACCGCCCAGGGCCACGTGACCATTCACGCCGTCGCCCTGCCCGATTCCCGCCCAGGGCTGCAGCGGGTGCTCTTCACGGTGGAAGATACGGGGTGCGGCATTCCCGATCAGATGATCGGCCAATTGTTCGAGCCCTTCTCCCAGGCAGCCCAGGGTTACCAGCGCACCCACCAGGGCGCCGGGCTGGGGCTTTCCATCTGCAAACGGCTGGTCGGGCTCATGGGCGGCGGCATTTCCATGGAATCTGAGCTGAACCGTGGCACCAGCTTCCATTTCAGCATCCCCTTCCTCCTGCCGAAAGGCCCGCCCGCCGATTGCCCGGAGCCCAGGCCCGCAGCGGTGGTGGCCGGCCGCAAATTCCTCCTGGCCGAAGACGACGCCGTGAGCCGCGTGGCGGCCTCGCGCATGCTGGAAAAGCACGGCGGCGTGGTCCGCACCGTGGAGAACGGCCGCCAAGCCCTGGACGCCCTGCGCGGGGAACCGTTTGATGTGGTGCTCATGGACGTACAGATGCCGGTGCTGCACGGAGTGGAGGCCGCCCAGGCCATCCGCCGCGGCGAGGCCGGGGAGGACCGGCGCGGGACGCCCATCATCGCCATGACAGCCTATGCCATGGCCGGGGACAAGGAAGCCTTCCTGGATGCCGGCATGGACGATTACATCGCCAAACCCGTGGATATGGACACCCTTGCCTGCGTCGTCGCCGAGGTGCTGCAGCGCCGGCCCGGCAGGCAACGATGA